A part of Carettochelys insculpta isolate YL-2023 chromosome 1, ASM3395843v1, whole genome shotgun sequence genomic DNA contains:
- the LOC142007346 gene encoding osteocalcin-like has translation MRKLLVLLLLTLVLAAFCSCERDSKDSLESHGAEGFKVKRETANAFMKRQRRAYPYYERYYELYKSPMELRKEQCENYGPCNYLSEYIGFYAAHQRYFGRI, from the exons ATGAGGAAACTTCTGGTGCTGCTTCTCCTGACCCTGGTCCTGGCAGCCTTCTGCTCTTGTGAAAGAG ATTCAAAGGACTCCCTGGAATCACATGGTGCTGAAG GTTTCAAAGTAAAAAGAGAAACTGCAAATGCCTTTATGAAGAGGCAGAGGAGGGCCTACCCCTATTATGAAAG GTACTATGAATTGTACAAATCCCCAATGGAGCTGAGGAAGGAACAGTGTGAAAACTACGGCCCCTGTAACTACCTGTCTGAATATATTGGATTTTATGCCGCACATCAGCGCTACTTTGGGAGAATCTGA
- the ART4 gene encoding ecto-ADP-ribosyltransferase 4 produces MTAGLLSSVLAVIFALLGLMRGEKAMSRIVMDMAPDSFDDQYRGCCEHVMEELDRGDYFQKELGNNKNYFSIWQKAKLVWAKMPMALLKEMQEDHAVALLAYTMNTSLHSDLNWTISRAGRSPEHYRHNFHFKYLHFYLTTAIQLVRKWKSDTTGRKCYLVYRGVKGLYFEAEVGTQVRFGRFTSTSLLQKEAQRFGNETAFTLKTCLGTTVQRFSHYFSEREVLVPPYEIFLVRNFSRTPNGNRIYLLSVGNYSQYNCQLLKASGGKNCIHLPPFAAFLSCVISAFFYSTSQ; encoded by the exons ATGACAGCTGGTCTACTGAGCAGCGTTCTGGCAGTGATCTTTGCTTTGCTCGGGCTGATGAGAGGGGAAAAG GCCATGTCCCGTATTGTCATGGATATGGCACCAGATTCCTTTGATGACCAGTACCGGGGTTGCTGTGAACACGTCATGGAAGAACTGGATCGAGGAGATTATTTCCAGAAGGAACTGGGTAATAACAAGAACTATTTCAGCATCTGGCAGAAAGCAAAGTTGGTCTGGGCAAAAATGCCAATGGCTCTGTTAAAAGAGATGCAGGAGGATCATGCTGTAGCCCTCCTGGCTTACACCATGAATACCTCATTGCACTCTGACCTAAACTGGACcatctccagagctgggagatcCCCAGAGCACTACAGGCATAATTTTCACTTCAAGTACCTCCACTTCTACCTGACTACAGCCATTCAGCTGGTGAGGAAATGGAAGAGTGACACCACAGGTAGAAAGTGCTACCTGGTGTACCGGGGGGTGAAAGGTCTGTATTTTGAGGCTGAGGTGGGCACTCAAGTACGGTTTGGCCGCTTCACCTCCACTTCACTCCTCCAGAAGGAAGCCCAACGTTTTGGGAATGAAACAGCATTCACCCTGAAGACTTGCTTAGGGACGACTGTGCAACGCTTCTCCCACTACTTCTCTGAGAGGGAGGTCCTCGTCCCACCCTATGAGATATTCCTGGTCAGAAACTTCAGCCGAACACCAAATGGTAACCGGATCTATCTGCTGTCTGTGGGAAATTACAGCCAGTACAACTGCCAGCTCCTGAAAG CTTCAGGCGGCAAGAACTGTATCCACCTTCCTCCATTTGCTGCCTTTCTTTCTTGTGTGATCAGTGCTTTCTTCTACTCTACCAGTCAATGA